The genomic segment TCTTATGTTGAAATGATCGCTTTATTTGATAGTTGCAGCTTGACGCTGGTTATCTAGAATATACATGTCCTGCATGTGAATTTTTATCAACTATACGCATATTATGGGAAGAAAACTTTAGATGCCCATTTTATTCTGTTCTTATCATTGCAGGATAACAAGGATGCCCGTCATGTTAAAACATATGAGGTTGCTTTGAAAGATAAAGACTTTATTGAGGGTCCTTGGTCGCAGAACAATCTTGACAATGGTGCTGATTTGCTAATACCAGTTCCCCCACCTTTCTGTGGTGTTCTTATTATTGGGGAAGAAACAATTGTATATTGCAGCGCCAATGTTTTTAGAGCGATCCCAATCAGACCTGTAGGTCACTGGTGGATTGTTGTTGATATTATGCTAGGTTCTCTTAGTAAATTTCCAGGATGCAAGTACTGACTTTTCTATGTGTTCATGAccttttttccttgattttcacTGCTAGTCTATCACGAAAGCATATGGAAGAGTTGATGCAGATGGTTCTAGGTATTTACTTGGCGATCATGCTGGGCTTCTTCACCTTCTAGTCATAACCCATGAGAAAGAAAAGTGAGTTTTTCCttgctgatgatgatgatctgcatgcattcatttttttttcattggaaaaGCAAACTGATCGCTTCTCACTATTATTAGAATTTTCTCAAGCTTGTGCACATTTGTGCTACAGGGTCACTGGCCTCAAAATTGAGCTATTGGGAGAAACTTCTATTGCATCTACCATATCATATCTCGACAATGCTTTTGTCTTTATTGGTTCAAGCTACGGAGATTCACAGGTATGGTGAATATTAGAAAATTCCATTTTattgttgaatgataaattctaaattgagatctttttatttatatagtgTTGTCCTGATGTTAGTGAATCTGTACTGGGATTTTGCAATTTTGTATGAATACGGAGAAAATGTGTTTTACTTGGTTTAAAAACATCtatttaattgattgatgtTCTGGTGGATGCATTGCATGATACAAGTGACTAAACTATATTTCATAGAGTTTGATTGCAGAAGAGGAGGACAAGAATGGGTCTATCTAAGAATTCTTCCTTGTCTTCTTAGTAGTTgacatttttttatagatttcatttgttgaaaattctaattttctACATCCGAATGGTtttcatttcagttttttttggtAGTGTAAGGAAATCCTTGGTCGTGGACCTGCTCTGTTTTATTCTCTTGTAAGAAAAAGTAATATCGACATGCAGGGAAAAATTGACCTTGtctataattttaattcatgtgCATTATTAGTGCATTGACAATCTTGTTGATCCCAAGTGCAGCTTGTAAAGTTAAATCTGCAACCTGATGCAAAAGGTACATATGTAGAAGTTCTGGACAGGTATGTCAATTTGGGACCAATTGTTGACTTCTGTGTGGTGGACCTGGAGCGGCAAGGCCAAGGTCAGGTTGTCACTTGCTCTGGAGCCTATAAGGATGGTTCTCTTCGGATAGTTCGTAATGGAATAGGAATCAATGAACAGGTTTGCTTATTTTTTACTGGTTCATTGTAAATTGATTGTgtgcatttttatttgtttatttatttatagaactCATTGTAGGCATCTGTAGAGCTTCAAGGCATCAAAGGAATGTGGTCATTAAGATCTTTGACTGATGATCCATTTGACACCTTTCTGGTTGTAAGTTTTATTAGCGAGACAAGAATTTTGGCAATGAACATTGAGGATGAGTTGGAGGAAACTGAAATAGAGGGTTTCTGTTCACAAGTGCAGACATTGTTCTGCCATTGTGCTGTGTTCAACCAGCTTGTACAAGTAAGTTTACGTGTTTCcggtgaaataaaaaagaaattttttgtttgttccATTGCATCTTGATTAACCAGATCAATTTGACTGATTAATTTAGTTCAACAAATCCCAggtgtttattttatatttgttatggtTTGATGCGAGCAACATTTTTTCTTATGCTTCTATTATGTCCTCTTACTCCAAAAATGCTGTGCACCACAAGGCTGAACTTGTGCTTGTGCTATGGAATTTCTCTTACATTTTCTGTTAACAAGGCTTTTACCATCCATTGCTAACCATTGGGTTTGGGATCAGTCACATGATCTTGCGTTGATATGCTGAAATCCATTCCTTTTCAAATGTGAATTCATGTGCACTGTCTATTGTCAGGtacattttaattattgagaATTAACTTGTGGCaagtgttaattttttaatggaaacTAATTTACCTGCTCCCTCTCCTCCAGTTTACCAAAAGGAAATTTACTTTTGCATTCATCATATCCTAGAAGCTCTcacaatgattgtttttttcaagttttattatcATTCCTCTCTTTGCCATTTTGAATTTACAATTTTGTGAAATTAGGTTATGTGATAAGGATTTCTCTGCATCCAATTTTTTCTGCTAGGAGATACTGTTTATCCACTATTATATGTCGTAACATGGGAGGATTGACCTGGCAGGTTACATCAAGCTCTGTAAGACTGGTCAGTTCTACAACTAGAGAACTCAGACAGGAATGGAATGCTCCATCAGGTTATTCAATAAATGTCGCCACTGCTAATGCCACCCAGGTTTGTTTCATGCAATTCCCCATCTATTGGTATTGACATTTGTGTTTCCCAGTTTTCGACAATAAATTTGTGGCAGGTTTTGCTGGCAATGAGTGTGAAACTGTTCTGTTTTGTTATCATATGCAATAATACTGAGCAATTCAGAATCTTGTTTCACCTTATTTCTTCTAAACAAGCCCTATTTAACCCTAATTCCGAATGAACAAACCCTAGATCTCCACAAGTCCTTAATTGGACATAAATCCAAAGTTTTATTGTATGTGTGTTTGTGGGATAGACCCTATTAGCAATGATTCCAGCAGGATCCATACTGTCAGTAGCAGAAATAGAGGGAAAGAACAGAGAaggaaagaggagagagaaacagAGGGAGGGTGGTCCTTAATGGGACATAAATCCAATGTTTTCTTGTATGTGTGTTTGTGGAATAGACCATATTAGCAATAATTCCAGCAGTATCCATGCTGTCAGTAGCATAAATAGAGGGAAAGAACAGAGAAGGAAAGGGGAGGGAGAGTGTGGGAATCAATTACATTCATCCCATAACAAATCTGGCTCTGATACTCCTCTCATACAGCAACAGAATTCAGCTTAACAAAAGCAGTCGTGGACATGTGTCCTCACAATACTCTTCTCTGATAATAAAAGACAACTACATGAATGACGAGTCATAACTAAACAAGGCACATGCATAATTGGAACGATGATGTTACAACTGGGAATAAAATTCCCAATTCTAATTTGAATTCCTAGCCTCAACCTTATAACTGTCATTTCCCAATTCCTCCTTTCACAGTCTTCTCCCACCTTAGTCTTATATCATTTTCCTACATCAGAATTTCTCTAGAGCAGGGCTGGATTGGCTATATGCTTGGCATTGGGGCAAATATTTTGTTTGCATCATCTTGAAGGCATCAGGTCTATGACTATACCTGTAACACATGTAGGTCAAGTGCCAGTTTGTCAAGCTTGTGAGAACTGCATTCATAATTTGCTCagtttttaattctaaaaagcAGTTGATGTTTTTCCCTGGGGAGAAAAGAAGTAATATTACTCATTTCTACTCCAGCACATCATCCTGAAGGCACCAGGTCTTTACCTGTGGCACATTTGTAGATCACATGCCAATCTGCTATAAACTTGTGAGAACTGTATTCATAATATGCAGCCTTTTATACAGTTGATATTTATCCTTGGTCACGGGGGAAGCTATATTGCTCGATTCTTCTTCTGTGCATGAAAGTGATTCTGCCAACATGTTACTTCTATGCTTAGGATTTGACTTCAGCAGTTGTTGGCATTTAATTGTATGGTTTCTGTTTGATCAATGCTTAACTTCGATGAGTTCGCTATGAACAATGGTTGCTGGTGGCGTAGGTTTTTCCATGTGCTAGGTTATCCGTATAGAATgagaaattatttcaattattgcACCACCTATTTGACAGGTTTTATTGGCAACTGGTGGTGGCCACCTCGTCTATCTGGAAATCGGTGATGGGACACTGACACAGGCAAAACATGCACAGTTAGAGTGTGAGATATCATGCCTGGACATTAACCCCATTGGAGAGAATCCCAACTATAGTCAACTAGCTGCGGTTGGAATGTGGACAGACATAAGTGTCAGGATATTTTCATTGCCTGATCTAAATCTCATAACAAAGGAGCCATTGGGAGGAGAGATAATACCCCGTTCTGTTCTTCTATGTTCCTTTGAAGGGGTATGCTTATCACTTTCAGTCTtaagtggttttttttcttcttctggatGTGCTCGAGTTTCTTTGTGGCTTCAACTCCATGTCATACATTGGGTCACATGTGCAAAGAACAGATTTCTTGATTCAAAACCAAAGATAAATTTGACTtgcaaaaaatatttctcagaAAGTTTAGTTTAAACAAACAAGCCAAGGAATTTTTATCATACTATTGCATTCATTTGAACCTCCAGGAAGATGTTTGTTGGGTTCTAACCCCTGCTTTGGTGGGACCATAATCAGATAATGAACTTTTTATTATGAATAGTGAATATGGAAATCTCACCAATATGTTTTTGGGTGCTCacatttgtttggttttttctcCCATGGAGAGGTAATTTTGAGTGCTAATAATTTATCTCTTTCTTCAGATATCATATTTATTATGTGCCCTTGGAGACGGACACCTCTTGAACTTCCTACTGAACTTGAGTACTGGCGAGTTGAAAGATAGGAAAAAGGTGTCTTTGGGGACCCAACCTATAACACTCCGTACTTTCTCATCGAAGAATACCACACATGTATTTGCTGCATCAGATAGGCCAACTGTCATTTACAGCAGCAACAAGAAACTACTTTACAGCAATGTAAACTTGAAAGAAGTCAGTCATATGTGTCCTTTTAACTCTGCTGCATTTCCAGACAGGTAATCTTGTGTCCCTAATTTTTATGTTGGCTTGCACCACGACACTGTAGCAGGTAATAGGGAAACACCTTCGATTTTATCGAATGCAATTTGATTTTGCTGGTTTGATCAAACACATTTCGTACGGAAACACTTTTGTGATGTGATTTTCCTACTACTTTTTACTGCAAAATATTGAAACCAGCAGCAAGGCAAATTCTATGTACatgtaatctatttttttactgATTATAGGTAGCTCTGGTGCAATTATCTTTGATTGGAGgttctttgtttctttcctatatttttcttgttaggAAACTATATTCACCATTCCACTTCTTTGAGCAAATAGCGTCTCTATTATAATGCTATGCAATCAGTTGTCTTCTAGAACTTATGAAGGTCATGATTGCCATTGCTATTTAAATTTCTCTCATAcatcttaattttgttttctaaaagcCAAACAATCTCTGAAGAACTATGAAGTCATTGATTCTGAACTAGTTAGATATGGGCTATCTATCATTTGACTCTGCCTAATTGAGGCTCTTGTCTTTTGTTGCTGTACTATGATTCATACTGATAGGACTTAGCTTCTCTGTTTCCAGAACAGAGCGGGGTGATAATTTTACGAGGCCTGGTTTTGGCATGGCATGAAAAGGAATATTGTAGATAGATAGGATCGGGATTGTTTGAAATGAGAACATGGAAAAATAGTATTAGAAACCGGCTTCTGTATTAACCGTCCTATGGTTTATCATTACTGTACTGCAGTTTTTTcctaaagggaaagaaaaatactttctaaaAGATAAATTCACAGTTCATTGACTTGTGGTATATTGTCAACAGCCTTGCTATTGCAAAAGAAGGGGAACTTAGCATTGGCACCATCGATGATATCCAAAAGCTTCACATCCGCTCTATTCCATTGGGTGAGCATGCACGGCGTATATGTCACCAGGAGCAGTCTCGGACTTTCTCCATTTGTAGTATGAAAAACCAATCCAATGCAGAAGAATCTGAAATGCATTTTATTCGATTGTTAGATGATCAAACCTTTGAGTTCATATCAACATACCCACTTGACACATTTGAGTATGGCTGCTCCATACTTAGCTGCTCCTTTTCTGATGATAGCAACGTGTACTATTGTGTTGGAACTGCATATGTTTTGCCAGAAGAAAACGAGCCAACCAAGGTAAAGGTCAACCTGAttgttatggtttttctttgttcAGAAATATGAagttaaaacaaaaccaattgaAAAATTGAGCAGTGAGCACTTCCTATATCTCATATTCCACCCATATGTCTTCCTCTCATGAACAATGTAGGGCCGAATACTGGTTTTCATAGTGGAAGATGGGAAGTTGCAGCTTATTGCTGAGAAGGAAACAAAGGGGGCAGTATACTCTTTGAATGCTTTCAATGGAAAACTGCTGGCTGCTATTAATCAAAAGATCCAGTTATACAAGTGGATGCTCCGAGATGATGGAACACGTGAGCTGCAGTCTGAGTGTGGGCATCATGGGCACATACTTGCCCTCTATGTACAAACTCGTGGAGATTTCATTGTTGTTGGTGATCTGATGAAGTCAATCTCCTTGCTAATCTATAAGGTGAGTATTTCATGTATCATGAAACAAATACTTGCTCAATAATTcagtttgtgtttgttttcatCATTCCATCATCAACTTGTTCCAATTATTTGCTGCTCGACTGCATATCTTTTACATGTATTACATCAAAATTGAAGAGCCCCTAGCATTAATGTTGTTTCTGATGATGCCTAGCTGACACGACTGCTAAATTGTTTTCAGCATGAGGAAGGTGCTATTGAGGAGCGAGCCCGTGATTATAATGCAAATTGGATGTCGGCAGTTGAGATTCTTGATGATGACATTTACCTTGGTGCTGAAAATAACTTTAACCTATTCACGGTTCGGAAAAATAGTGAAGGTGCCACTGATGAGGAACGAGGCCGTCTTGAGGTGGTCGGTGAGTATCACCTTGGAGAATTTGTAAATCGATTCCGACATGGTTCCCTTGTCATGCGCTTGCCAGATTCCGATGTTGGCCAGATCCCAACTGTCATTTTTGGGACTGTTAATGGTGTAATCGGGGTCATTGCTTCACTTCCTCACGAGCAATACCTCTTTTTGGAGAAGCTGCAGTCAAACTTAAGAAAGGTGATAAAGGGTGTTGGAGGATTGAGCCATGAGCAATGGAGATCATTCAACAATGAGAAGAAAACTGTAGATGCCAAGAATTTCTTGGATGGAGATCTTATCGAGTCATTCCTTGATCTCAGCCGTAGTCGGATGGATGAGATATCCAATGCAATGGAGATCTCCGTGGAGGAGCTTTGCAAGAGAGTGGAGGAGCTGACAAGGCTGCATTGATTCAGTCTCGATCATGTCTACTcgtttgttcaatttttttttttggttgctttGTTGCACATGGACGAATCATGTCTTGTCGGTTTGGAGGGATATCCAAGGACGAACCGTTTCTTGTAAGGAATCCAGAGGTGTATGtacaacattttttaaaaaatcatgttcaTATGTTATTTAGAGACCTGCATGTGGAGTTAGCCTATACAGCTGCCTATGGTTTCTTTCTAAGTGGCACTTGTATAATTATTAAGAGCTGAGAATCTAGATCTGGTTTTTAGGATCATGTCAGGATTGAGAGTCCATCAACCTTTTGCTGCAGCACAGATAGGAGAATCTTGCCCTGGAAGCAGACCTCAAACCGTAAGATCCTTCAAAGTTGAAAGGTTCTCGTACAAGCTCCAAGTAATGCGCAACTGGGAAGTTTGGTCGATATCAGAAATTGTGGAGTAGACATCAATCTGATTCTTGTCTGGTTGTCCGAAGCCTCCCAGGTGAGATTCAAAACCCAAGAAAACAAGTTGCGGGAAGAGACTTTGTGCATCCAAAGTTTCTTGTATTTCCTTCTCTAATAGTGTGATAGATCCTTTGATTGGGTTTCTGCCTCATACACAGCAAATGTCTAATGGGAGAGAATTTGAGGAACACAATCACTCTCTAATGTCATTGCATATCAAAAACACAATTAAGGTATAAATAACTCGAGCATTGACCTCATCAGATTCaatataaacttgtttttttagcaCTTCAATGTTTTCGCGGATTTTCTAGTTCAATTATCAAAACAGCTACCCGAGAAAGAGggttttcatcttcttttttattaagagttaaaataaaatttgtaagTTATCTAGCTGTTTGACATAAAGACTTTGTTAACCTAGAACCAGTTCTAATAGGTCTTGTTAGCAGATATAATAGTTAGTGTTGATTTAAGATCAATCATAAGAAATAAAGTGTATGTGTTCATCATTTGGTTTATGAACAAGAATCGTGTTTTGTAAAATGTTTCTTGAACTGATGTTCTATGATTTCAAACGTATTATTGTATAAAACTTGTGTTTGGTTTCTGTATAGTGTGTTGGTTAGTTTAACTCCTATTTTCATCCCCTTTAAGCATATTAGAGACTTTCAAGGTTGAAGATTATCTTGCCCTTCGAAGTTGGTAGCTGATTCGAAGATTTTGTCTATTCATCACGTAGaaacattatatattttaatttatgatttatttgttattgttcaGGACCTGTGATGAATTTtagtcctcttttttttatatgatttcttTAAACTTTGGAgtttagtaattgaatattgtTAAGCAGATTACATATAAAATGTGgattttaagatgttttaattaatattcgagaaattaatgaattttatggAGACAACCTTCTTATTATCTAGGATTCACTAACAAATAATATGGACAAATCACTGTCTGGTTTTAAGATCATTGACggttttaattatagttttaaaacccgaacCGGGATCAGTTCAAGATAAGACATGAGTTAAGGGTAAGGAGAGGTAACTCGGTAGTTggtccaatttcttcttttatttaaaaaaacaaaacaatcgcATTTTGAACAGAAAGTTTTTTGTTATGGCAAGGAAAAATTGagtaagaaaaggataaaaaaattgactcgagtcaacttgAGTTAGCATGATAAACTTGTAATCTGGGTAATAAAGGACAAGCTaacccaggttaacctgtcaagccCGTGACTTAGGTCATTGAATTTGGATAAcctgatagaaaagaaaacgaaaaaaaccacaaaagctatttcctttttttatataaaaaatacaacccaCGTTAACGTTTTAAACATGTGACCCAAGTCATTAAACTAAAAGCACTATATTTGAAAAATCCACAATGCTCAATCCCCAACCAATCAAATGTTAAggtgagaaattgaagaaaacttcaattatacaaaagtatccagaacaaaaaaaataataattagaagaatgaggatcaaaattgaaataaaacataaattaaaggacaactataatttttttattaaagagtaATTTGTCAACCTGCGTTTAGAAGAACGaggactaaaaagaaaagaataatttaactaaaggacccaaaaaaatcaaaataatgagaacttaattgaaaaaaaatatatatcacaaattaggattgaaagatgaaattgaaaataagttaaaattttatgaagagataaaaaaaaattagaaattaaaagaataaaaaccaaagttgaaatattaataattaaaaggttAACTCTGAAATCTTGAATGACTAGCATGAATTTcgagggaaagagagagaaaagaaggaaaaacaagtCTTTTTAGCAACAAATCATTGTATTGCCCTGCTAAGAAGAAGATGCCGCAATGATTTTAATGACactataaaaatgaattttttgttgttgagaGGTGCTGCACAAGCCATCGATAGGTCATTGGGTTCTCCAAGCtacttttctatttaaataatattttatatttattaaaatatcagcatgataattaagttattttactataattaaaaaaattaaaaagacaattttatctttgattgaTGTAGTAATGACCAAACCAATAAGCCTTTCAAAAAGACCAGAATATTCCTAATACCAAagctatttattttcttacgaagagaaaaatgatattatacTATTATAGTGGATGATAAAATATGTGTAGATGTAAAGTGAAAATGCTCcatgtttgaaattttttgttataCTGTGTTGTTTCATTAATTCAAAACAccaaatcaatcaatttttaattaacaattaaaattaataaaattacaaagaaaaaactaatgactTTACCACCCACCTGCGTCACCATGTGATGAAAGTAATGCCCATGCACCACCAGCTCCAAGCGCCTCGTAGCCAGTTACTCTAAAATCAAAGTTCTAGTTTCATTtacaaatttgatttaaaaatttgaagCATTTCTATAATAAATCATTGTTAAATATAATAAGATTGATGAGAATAGCAaaccttgaaattaaaaaaaaaccattatatgtaCATAACATATGTTTATTTAGGatagttttagaaatttatacATTGaagtttttacttaatttttataggtTAAGAATTGTAACttctatattaattatattctttttttttaatttataaaatttatttacaattaaatcACATTTAATCAGTCATCCAAGTTTAACTTCTTACCAATAGTTTTTAATGTGTATCACTCATTAGATTCCTAATATATTGaccaaaatataaatcacaattctaaataaaataagattaaataaataaataatttaacttattattaatttaaaaaattgattgatttatatttaaaaattaaatacaatgtCTAGCAACATGTTATTATctttcaaatattat from the Populus nigra chromosome 1, ddPopNigr1.1, whole genome shotgun sequence genome contains:
- the LOC133675286 gene encoding DNA damage-binding protein 1a, translating into MSVWNYVVTAHKPTNVTHSCVGNFTSSQELNLIIAKCTRIEINLLTPQGLQPMLDVPIYGRIATLELFRPHGEAQDFLFIATERYKFCVLQWDADTSELITRAMGDVSDRIGRPTDNGQIGIIDPDCRLIGLHLYDGLFKVIPFDNRGQLKEAFNIRLEELQVLDIKFLHGCSKPTIVVLYQDNKDARHVKTYEVALKDKDFIEGPWSQNNLDNGADLLIPVPPPFCGVLIIGEETIVYCSANVFRAIPIRPSITKAYGRVDADGSRYLLGDHAGLLHLLVITHEKEKVTGLKIELLGETSIASTISYLDNAFVFIGSSYGDSQLVKLNLQPDAKGTYVEVLDRYVNLGPIVDFCVVDLERQGQGQVVTCSGAYKDGSLRIVRNGIGINEQASVELQGIKGMWSLRSLTDDPFDTFLVVSFISETRILAMNIEDELEETEIEGFCSQVQTLFCHCAVFNQLVQVTSSSVRLVSSTTRELRQEWNAPSGYSINVATANATQVLLATGGGHLVYLEIGDGTLTQAKHAQLECEISCLDINPIGENPNYSQLAAVGMWTDISVRIFSLPDLNLITKEPLGGEIIPRSVLLCSFEGISYLLCALGDGHLLNFLLNLSTGELKDRKKVSLGTQPITLRTFSSKNTTHVFAASDRPTVIYSSNKKLLYSNVNLKEVSHMCPFNSAAFPDSLAIAKEGELSIGTIDDIQKLHIRSIPLGEHARRICHQEQSRTFSICSMKNQSNAEESEMHFIRLLDDQTFEFISTYPLDTFEYGCSILSCSFSDDSNVYYCVGTAYVLPEENEPTKGRILVFIVEDGKLQLIAEKETKGAVYSLNAFNGKLLAAINQKIQLYKWMLRDDGTRELQSECGHHGHILALYVQTRGDFIVVGDLMKSISLLIYKHEEGAIEERARDYNANWMSAVEILDDDIYLGAENNFNLFTVRKNSEGATDEERGRLEVVGEYHLGEFVNRFRHGSLVMRLPDSDVGQIPTVIFGTVNGVIGVIASLPHEQYLFLEKLQSNLRKVIKGVGGLSHEQWRSFNNEKKTVDAKNFLDGDLIESFLDLSRSRMDEISNAMEISVEELCKRVEELTRLH